The Cardiobacteriaceae bacterium TAE3-ERU3 nucleotide sequence CATCAACATCTCCCCCATAAGCTTTAAGACTTGCAGCGACATTAAAGGATTTTGTCTCTGAATTAGGATTAACCTCATAACGCGCTGTAGACTTCGCAGTTTGAATACCACCACCACGAAGAGTTACTGTATTCAATAGCTCATTTGATTGCAATATCCGCATAAAATCAGCTACACCAGCATCATTTTCGGCAACCCCTTCAATTTCAAGCTCTGCACCATCAAAAGAAATATGATTAAGAAAAACTTCTGACGGAGTATTTTTTGCCAGATAATCCATTATTTTCAATGCAGTGCCACGCTGAGATTGTAATAGTTCGATTGCTTGGATTTGTTTGTTTATTTCATCAATTAAAAGCTTAATACTATCAACTTGTTTTTTTGCTGACTGAAGCTGTGCAATCTGATTTTTCAAATAATCTTTAGTTTGCTCTTGCTCATCTATATAATTTTGTTCAACATAATAGTTAAGACCAATAAAAGCTGCAGTCAACAAAAAGACACCCACCGTAACAGCTATAAAATTCTTTTTTTGCTTTTGACGTGCAACTTCACGCCAAGGCTGGAGGTTAAATCTAATAATCATTATTGATCTCCATCTGTCAACAAACTAATTGCTAACGCATAGTTCGCCGAAAGGGTTTTCCAATCTTGATTTTCAGGATTACCCCCAGACCATACTATTGACAAATCTATCATTTCAACTACCAGACTAATTAGAGACTGTAACTCATCAATAAAACTATTAAGACAAGCACCACCACCAATCAAAACTACCTTAGTTATATCTTTATCCGCCTTACCAGAAGCCTCAAAGAAATCAATAACCAAATTAAGTTGCTCGGCAAAAGCTGCAGCAAAAGGTTTGACAACGAGCTCTATAAATTCACTATCATGCTCATCGCGATGTTTCAGAAGCTGAGCATCTTCAAAATTTAAATCATATATCTCGGCAATACTTTCAGTCGCGTATTTGCCACCTATTTGTTGCTCTCTATTAAAAATCAGCCCCTTACTACTATAGAAGTAATATCGACTACGCTCATGAGCAATATCAATCAAAAGGACTGTTCCATCCTGAACTTCTTCACTATAAATTGAATTAATCAGTCGACCCAATGCATAAGCATCCACATCAACGTTGATTTGATTTCTCTTTCTATCAAATTTTTCAAAAGAAAAAATTGAGTCTGTAAGTGGGTCAACAATATCACGTCGAGAAGTTGCTACTAAATAACGAATTCCAGAAGTTTCCTCCCCATCCGATTCTATCTCTTTAAAATCAAAATAAACCTGATCAAGAGAAAAAGGCAACAATTCGCTCAATTCAACCTCAATTGCGCTCTCCCTTTCAAAGGCCGAAATTTCTCTTCCAATTTCTATTTCTCTCGTAATTACATCAGACAAAGCAACAGCTGTAAAAATATCTGACTTTTTCGAAGAAAGAGGAACAAGAGAATGATGTACATCATTCTCTTGTTCCTCGTTTTGAATTTGAGATTTTTGCCTCAATACATAATTTCCATTTTTCCCAGTAAACTTAATATTACTCTTAAATTTACCTTGCACGCTCTTAACACTGAACTGACCAATATCAACAGCGAGCATTGTATTTGATGACCCGAGCATTACATCTCCTTGAAGCATCCTGCATAAATCAAAACCTGAGTCGAGCAATCAAGAAATCGTGCGCTCTGCATGTCCAGTATAAAGCTGTCTTGGGCGACCGATTCTATACCCAGTCTCAATCATTTCATTCCAGTGAGCTATCCAACCTGCTGTTCTTGCAACTGCGAACAGAACTGTGAACATATTTTTAGGAATACCAAGAGCACTGTAGATAATTCCAGAATAAAAATCAACATTCGGATAAAGCTTACGTTCTATGAAGTAGTCGTCTTTCAGCGCAGCTTCTTCCAATTTGCGTGCGAGTTCCATACGTGGATCATTACCATAGCGATCCAGGATATCATAGCAAACTTTTTGAATAATTTTGGCGCGAGGGTCGTAGTTACGGTAAACGCGGTGACCAAAGCCCATCAACTTAAATGGATCGTCTTTATCTTTTGCCTTATCAATATACTTAGAGATATTTTTAACATCGCCAATCTCTTCAAGCATATCCAGCACAGCTTCATTAGCGCCACCATGTGCTGGCCCCCACAATGCAGCTATACCTGATGCTATTGCTGCATAAGGATTAGTGCCTGTACTGCCGGCAAGTCTTACAGTGGAAGTTGAAGCATTCTGCTCATGATCAGCGTGCAAAATAAACAATTGATCAATTGCTTTAACAGCCAGTTCATCTACTTGATAGTCCTGCCCCGGCTTCTCGAAAGTCATCCGCAGGAAGCTTTCTGTATAGCCTTCATCGTGTCTTGGATAGAGTAAAGGCAAACCGTGTCTTTTACGGTAAGTCCCAGCTGCAATCATAGGCATTTTCGCCAAAAGACGCAGTGCTGTGACATAACGGGCATCCGCATGCTGAATATCTGAAGCACAAGGATAAAAAGCTGACAGTGACCCAACCAAGCTCATCAACATAGACATCGGATGTGCATCGTAGTGGAAACCATCAAAAAAACGGTGAACCCGCTCATTGAGCATACGATAGTGCTTAATCTGTTCTAGATATTCAGCGCTTTGTTCTTCAGTTGGCACTTCGCCATGATAGAGCAGATAAGCGGTGTCAACGAATGAAAGCTTGTCAGCAACATTCTCAATAGGATAGCCGCGGTAAAGAAGCTTGCCTTCCATGCCATCGATAAAAGTAATTTTACTTTCACAGCTAGAAGTAACAGCAAAGCCCGGATCATGTGTAAAAAAGCCAGCTTTAGGCAACCCTGCGATATCGATAACAGGACGACCCAAAGTTGGCTCTAGAATCGGCAATTCAATTTCTTGATTTTCTTCTTTACTAGTGACTAGTTTGATCGAACGATCGCTCATTGGTGCTCCTTTGATAACGCATTAAAACGCTGATCAAAGTAGCCTAACCAGTTAGTAAGGTCAAGTGAATATGTTTATTTTTTGCCGTATTTGCGACGGAAGCGATCAACACGACCAGCGCTGTCGACAATATTCTGCTTACCAGTATAGAAAGGGTGTGACTTACTGCTAATATCAACGCGAACAACAGGATATTCTTCGCCGTCTTCCCACTTGATAGTGTCATTTGTTTCAACAGTTGACTTTGTTAAAAAGGAAAAATCAGCTGCAGCGTCTTGAAATACAACTGGGCGATAATTAGGGTGGATATCTTTCTTCATGATATATGTTCTCCAAATAGTAGTCTAAGCGACAAAACCGCGGGATTTTACAGAATAAACTGCTGCGTAGCAACAAGTTATTCATACATTTAGCGAAAGTAAAGTGAAATACTATTGGAATCCATACAAAAACCAACCAAAATATGATCACCAGAATATTTCTTGGGTTTACTTAACTGCACTATCGCAGCTGTGCATCATGCAGTAAATGCTAACACAGCACATGTAACGCAAGCCCCCCGGTAGAAGTCTCGCGGTATTTGAGGCTCATGTCCTTGCCGGTTTCGTACATGGTTTTAATGACTTCATCGAGCGTCACCACCGGTTTGCTTTTGCGCATTAGTGCCATGCGTGCGGCGTTGACCGCCTTCACTGACGACACTGCATTGCGCTCGATGCACGGTACTTGCACCTGCCCGCCAACTGGATCGCAGGTCAGGCCAAGGTGATGTTCCATGGCAATTTCCGCCGCTTCACACACCTGTGAGGCTGTACCGCCCTGCAAGTCGGTCAAACCACCTGCAGCCATCGAACACGCCACGCCAATCTCACCCTGGCAACCAACTTCTGCACCCGAAATAGACGCATTCATTTTGTACAGGCTGCCGATTGAGCTACACACCAGCAGATAGCGCACTACCTGATCATCGGTGAGCGGATGGATAAAGCGGTCGTAATATGCCAGTACTGCTGGCACGATACCGCACGCGCCATTGGTTGGCGCAGTGACGACTCGCCCACCGGCAGCGTTTTCTTCATTGACTGCCATCGCAATCATGTTCAACCAATCGATAATCCGCATCGGATCTTGCTCAAAGTGCTGACCGCTATCTTCAAGCTGCTGCCGCAATTGCGGCGCACGGCGCGGAATACGTAATTTACCCGGTAATACGCCTTCGTTATCCAAGCCGCGGCGGATACACGCCTGCATCACCTGCCACACTTTCACGCAATAATCGCGCACTTCCTGCTCTGAACGCAGCGCTGCTTCATTGCGCAGGGTAATGGTCGAAAGGCGCAGATTGTGTTCGGCACAGTGCGCCATTAAATCCTTGGCACTTTGATACGGGTAAGGCACGGGATGCGATACTTCACGCGCACTTTCACTAAAGTGCGCTTCATCAACAATAAAACCACCGCCAATCGAGTAATACGCCTTTTCAAACAGCTTGTTTTCGTCATGGTCAAACGCCTGCAAAATCATGCCGTTTTCATGCAACGGCAAATTGTCCTTGTGAAAGACAAAATCCGCATCATAATCGAACGCCACTGAATCGCGATCCGGCTGTGGAATTTCGCCATATTGCAGGATATGCGCAATCATCTGCGGCATGGCATCGGTATCGACCGTTTCCGGTGCTTCACCGGCCAGCCCTGCGATAATTGCATGGTCTGTGCCGTGTCCGCGTCCGGTGTAGGACAGCGAACCATAGACATTAGCCTTGAAACGTACGGTTTGCTCATAGACACCGGCATCCTTGAGCGCTTGCACAAACAAGCGCCCCGCTTTCATCGGTCCGACAGTATGCGAACTCGACGGACCGATACCAATTTTGAACATTTCAAAGATGCTGATCATGGCGACTCATGGCAAAAAAAGCGCGGTATTATACAACGCGCATCCCGTACGGACGCGCGGCTTTGACCAGGAGTTTCCACACGTAATCGGCGAAGCTGCGACGGATGATGATGTCGTACTGTGCATCATCACAGCGGTGCAACAAGACATGTGCCTGACTGACCACGGTACCGACACAATCACCGACTTTCATACTTTCGACATCGTATGGGGTGAGATGACGCAAAACCGTATTTACGTCTGCGCCCGACAACACCAGTGCGGTCACGCCACCACTGTTATCAACCACTTGTGCCGATACGTTTCCCACCGCCTGCTGCAAAGCGGCGAGATATTGCGCTTTGTCGTCATAGGCACAAATCACCGCCCACTCATCAGGCGACAGCCACAATACGCGCACTTTGTCGTTTTTG carries:
- a CDS encoding L-serine ammonia-lyase, which translates into the protein MISIFEMFKIGIGPSSSHTVGPMKAGRLFVQALKDAGVYEQTVRFKANVYGSLSYTGRGHGTDHAIIAGLAGEAPETVDTDAMPQMIAHILQYGEIPQPDRDSVAFDYDADFVFHKDNLPLHENGMILQAFDHDENKLFEKAYYSIGGGFIVDEAHFSESAREVSHPVPYPYQSAKDLMAHCAEHNLRLSTITLRNEAALRSEQEVRDYCVKVWQVMQACIRRGLDNEGVLPGKLRIPRRAPQLRQQLEDSGQHFEQDPMRIIDWLNMIAMAVNEENAAGGRVVTAPTNGACGIVPAVLAYYDRFIHPLTDDQVVRYLLVCSSIGSLYKMNASISGAEVGCQGEIGVACSMAAGGLTDLQGGTASQVCEAAEIAMEHHLGLTCDPVGGQVQVPCIERNAVSSVKAVNAARMALMRKSKPVVTLDEVIKTMYETGKDMSLKYRETSTGGLALHVLC
- a CDS encoding type B 50S ribosomal protein L31, encoding MKKDIHPNYRPVVFQDAAADFSFLTKSTVETNDTIKWEDGEEYPVVRVDISSKSHPFYTGKQNIVDSAGRVDRFRRKYGKK
- a CDS encoding citrate synthase, encoding MSDRSIKLVTSKEENQEIELPILEPTLGRPVIDIAGLPKAGFFTHDPGFAVTSSCESKITFIDGMEGKLLYRGYPIENVADKLSFVDTAYLLYHGEVPTEEQSAEYLEQIKHYRMLNERVHRFFDGFHYDAHPMSMLMSLVGSLSAFYPCASDIQHADARYVTALRLLAKMPMIAAGTYRKRHGLPLLYPRHDEGYTESFLRMTFEKPGQDYQVDELAVKAIDQLFILHADHEQNASTSTVRLAGSTGTNPYAAIASGIAALWGPAHGGANEAVLDMLEEIGDVKNISKYIDKAKDKDDPFKLMGFGHRVYRNYDPRAKIIQKVCYDILDRYGNDPRMELARKLEEAALKDDYFIERKLYPNVDFYSGIIYSALGIPKNMFTVLFAVARTAGWIAHWNEMIETGYRIGRPRQLYTGHAERTIS
- a CDS encoding PilN domain-containing protein; this translates as MIIRFNLQPWREVARQKQKKNFIAVTVGVFLLTAAFIGLNYYVEQNYIDEQEQTKDYLKNQIAQLQSAKKQVDSIKLLIDEINKQIQAIELLQSQRGTALKIMDYLAKNTPSEVFLNHISFDGAELEIEGVAENDAGVADFMRILQSNELLNTVTLRGGGIQTAKSTARYEVNPNSETKSFNVAASLKAYGGDVDEAR
- a CDS encoding pilus assembly protein PilM; amino-acid sequence: MLGSSNTMLAVDIGQFSVKSVQGKFKSNIKFTGKNGNYVLRQKSQIQNEEQENDVHHSLVPLSSKKSDIFTAVALSDVITREIEIGREISAFERESAIEVELSELLPFSLDQVYFDFKEIESDGEETSGIRYLVATSRRDIVDPLTDSIFSFEKFDRKRNQINVDVDAYALGRLINSIYSEEVQDGTVLLIDIAHERSRYYFYSSKGLIFNREQQIGGKYATESIAEIYDLNFEDAQLLKHRDEHDSEFIELVVKPFAAAFAEQLNLVIDFFEASGKADKDITKVVLIGGGACLNSFIDELQSLISLVVEMIDLSIVWSGGNPENQDWKTLSANYALAISLLTDGDQ